The following coding sequences are from one Numida meleagris isolate 19003 breed g44 Domestic line chromosome 22, NumMel1.0, whole genome shotgun sequence window:
- the SMAP2 gene encoding stromal membrane-associated protein 2 isoform X1, protein MTGKSVRDVERYQAVLGSLLSEEENKYCADCQAKGPRWASWNIGVFICIRCAGIHRNLGVHISRVKSVNLDQWTQEQIQCMQEMGNGKANRLYEAFLPENFRRPQTDQAVEGFIRDKYEKKKYMDRSIDISAFRKEKDDKWKKSHEPVSERKLEPVIFEKVKLPQKKEETQQSRKSSPKSTEPVMDLLGLDAPVPSTLTNGRPSSLEKDLDLFASVGLNSDSRKVSGSMPTSGSASSVPENLNLFPEPGGKGEEVGKKQLSKDSILSLYGSQTPQLPAQGAMFMAPAQMAYPAAAYTSFPGVPPSGSMMGGMVAPSVGVMAQPGAAGMVTPMAIPAGYVGNVQAAVIGVPNGMMAAQQAGYVAGMAAVPQPVYGVQPAQQLQWNISQMSQQMAGMNFYGANGAMGYGQPMGGGGAQGSSQSLSTQLWK, encoded by the exons GGCCGCGATGGGCGTCCTGGAACATCGGCGTCTTCATCTGCATTCGCTGTGCTGGCATCCACAGGAACCTGGGCGTCCACATATCCAGGGTGAAGTCTGTCAACCTGGACCAGTGGACACAGGAGCAGATACAG TGCATGCAAGAGATGGGGAACGGAAAAGCGAATCGTCTTTACGAAGCCTTCCTGCCCGAGAACTTCAGGCGGCCTCAGACGGATCA AGCCGTGGAAGGCTTCATCCGCGACAAGTACGAGAAGAAGAAGTACATGGACCGAAGCATCGACATCAGCGCCTTCAGG aaagagaaggatgacaaatggaaaaagagtCACGAGCCagtatcagaaagaaaactggaacCTGTCATCTTTGAGAAGGTGAAGCTG cctcaaaagaaagaagaaacacaacAGTCTAGGAAAAGTTCTCCCAAGTCTACTGAGCCCGTGATGGACTTGCTGGGCCTTG ATGCTCCTGTGCCGAGCACCCTTACAAATGGCCGGCCCAGCAGCttggagaaggacctggatcTCTTTGCATCCGTGGGGTTGAACTCTGACTCCAGGAAG GTCTCTGGCTCCATGCCTACATCTGGAAGTGCCAGTTCTGTCCCTGAAAACCTGAATCTCTTCCCCGAGCCGGGAGGCAaaggggaggaggtggggaagaAGCAGCTCTCTAAAGACTCCATCCTCTCCCTGTACGGCTCTCAGACACCTCAGCTGCCCGCGCAAG GAGCGATGTTCATGGCCCCGGCTCAGATGGCGTATCCCGCAGCGGCGTACACGAGCTTCCCGGGAGTGCCCCCCTCCGGCAGCATGATGGGAGGCATGGTGGCCCCGTCGGTGGGCGTGATGGCCCAGCCCGGGGCCGCGGGGATGGTGACCCCCATGGCCATCCCTGCTGGATACGTGGGCAACGTGCAGGCAGCCGTCATCGGCGTCCCCAACGGGATGATGGCCGCGCAGCAGGCTGGTTACGTAGCCGGCATGGCGGCGGTCCCCCAGCCTGTGTACGgggtgcagccagcacagcagcttcagTGGAACATCAGTCAG ATGAGCCAGCAGATGGCTGGGATGAACTTCTACGGAGCGAACGGTGCGATGGGGTACGGGCAGCCCATGGGCGGAGGAGGTGCCCAGGGAAGCAGTCAGTCCCTCAGCACTCAGCTGTGGAAATGA
- the RIMS3 gene encoding regulating synaptic membrane exocytosis protein 3, with amino-acid sequence MFNGDAGSSAGRNVVRSSSISGEMYSVEKSARGSADSVSITASKKRRSSLGAKMVAIVGLSQWSRSTLQLNQSEGGPKKLRSNIRRSTETGIAVELRTRVTRQGSRESTDGSTNSNSSDGTFIFPTTRLGAESQFSDFLDGLGPGQLVGRQTLATPPMGDVHVGMADRSGQLEVEVIQARGLIPKMGSKSIPATYVKVYLLENGVCLAKKKTKAVKKTCDPSFQQALLFEESPQGKVLQVIVWGDYGRMDHKCFMGMAQIVLEELDLSSAVAGWYKLFPTSSLADSSIGPLARRLSQSSLESSTSPSCP; translated from the exons ATGTTCAACGGGGACGCCGGCTCGTCGGCGGGCAGGAATGTGGTGCGCAGCTCCAGCATCAGCGGCGAGATGTACAGCGTGGAGAAGAGCGCGCGGGGCAGCGCCGACTCCGTCAGCATCACGGCCAGCAAGAAGCGGCGCTCCAGCCTGGGCGCCAAGATGGTGGCCATCGTGGGGCTGTCCCAGTGGAGCAGGAGCACGCTGCAGCTCAACCAGAGCG AGGGCGGCCCCAAAAAGCTGCGCAGCAACATCCGCCGGAGCACGGAGACCGGCATCGCGGTGGAGCTGAGGACCAGGGTCACCCGGCAGGGCAGCCGCGAGTCCACCGACGGCAGCACCAACAGCAACAGCTCGGACGGCAC GTTCATCTTCCCCACCACGCGGCTGGGAGCCGAGAGCCAGTTTAGTGACTTCCTGGACGGGCTGGGCCCCGGGCAGCTGGTGGGGCGGCAGACGCTGGCCACCCCCCCGATGG GCGATGTCCACGTGGGCATGGCGGACCGCAGCGGGCAGCTGGAGGTGGAGGTGATCCAGGCACGGGGCCTCATCCCGAAGATGGGCTCCAAATCCATCCCCG CCACCTACGTGAAGGTGTACCTGCTGGAGAACGGCGTCTGCCTGGccaagaagaaaaccaaagcGGTGAAGAAAACCTGCGACCCTTCCTTCCAGCAGGCGCTGCTCTTCGAGGAGAGCCCCCAGGGCAAAGTCCTGCAG GTGATCGTGTGGGGCGACTACGGGCGCATGGACCACAAGTGCTTCATGGGCATGGCGCAGATCGTCCTGGAGGAGCTCGACCTCTCCAGCGCGGTGGCGGGCTGGTACAAACTCTTCCCCACCTCCTCGCTGGCCGACTCCAGCATCGGGCCGCTGGCGCGCCGCCTCTCCCAGTCCTCGCTGGAGAGCTCCACCAGTCCCTCCTGCCCATAG
- the SMAP2 gene encoding stromal membrane-associated protein 2 isoform X2, with translation MFWSPSSGPRWASWNIGVFICIRCAGIHRNLGVHISRVKSVNLDQWTQEQIQCMQEMGNGKANRLYEAFLPENFRRPQTDQAVEGFIRDKYEKKKYMDRSIDISAFRKEKDDKWKKSHEPVSERKLEPVIFEKVKLPQKKEETQQSRKSSPKSTEPVMDLLGLDAPVPSTLTNGRPSSLEKDLDLFASVGLNSDSRKVSGSMPTSGSASSVPENLNLFPEPGGKGEEVGKKQLSKDSILSLYGSQTPQLPAQGAMFMAPAQMAYPAAAYTSFPGVPPSGSMMGGMVAPSVGVMAQPGAAGMVTPMAIPAGYVGNVQAAVIGVPNGMMAAQQAGYVAGMAAVPQPVYGVQPAQQLQWNISQMSQQMAGMNFYGANGAMGYGQPMGGGGAQGSSQSLSTQLWK, from the exons GGCCGCGATGGGCGTCCTGGAACATCGGCGTCTTCATCTGCATTCGCTGTGCTGGCATCCACAGGAACCTGGGCGTCCACATATCCAGGGTGAAGTCTGTCAACCTGGACCAGTGGACACAGGAGCAGATACAG TGCATGCAAGAGATGGGGAACGGAAAAGCGAATCGTCTTTACGAAGCCTTCCTGCCCGAGAACTTCAGGCGGCCTCAGACGGATCA AGCCGTGGAAGGCTTCATCCGCGACAAGTACGAGAAGAAGAAGTACATGGACCGAAGCATCGACATCAGCGCCTTCAGG aaagagaaggatgacaaatggaaaaagagtCACGAGCCagtatcagaaagaaaactggaacCTGTCATCTTTGAGAAGGTGAAGCTG cctcaaaagaaagaagaaacacaacAGTCTAGGAAAAGTTCTCCCAAGTCTACTGAGCCCGTGATGGACTTGCTGGGCCTTG ATGCTCCTGTGCCGAGCACCCTTACAAATGGCCGGCCCAGCAGCttggagaaggacctggatcTCTTTGCATCCGTGGGGTTGAACTCTGACTCCAGGAAG GTCTCTGGCTCCATGCCTACATCTGGAAGTGCCAGTTCTGTCCCTGAAAACCTGAATCTCTTCCCCGAGCCGGGAGGCAaaggggaggaggtggggaagaAGCAGCTCTCTAAAGACTCCATCCTCTCCCTGTACGGCTCTCAGACACCTCAGCTGCCCGCGCAAG GAGCGATGTTCATGGCCCCGGCTCAGATGGCGTATCCCGCAGCGGCGTACACGAGCTTCCCGGGAGTGCCCCCCTCCGGCAGCATGATGGGAGGCATGGTGGCCCCGTCGGTGGGCGTGATGGCCCAGCCCGGGGCCGCGGGGATGGTGACCCCCATGGCCATCCCTGCTGGATACGTGGGCAACGTGCAGGCAGCCGTCATCGGCGTCCCCAACGGGATGATGGCCGCGCAGCAGGCTGGTTACGTAGCCGGCATGGCGGCGGTCCCCCAGCCTGTGTACGgggtgcagccagcacagcagcttcagTGGAACATCAGTCAG ATGAGCCAGCAGATGGCTGGGATGAACTTCTACGGAGCGAACGGTGCGATGGGGTACGGGCAGCCCATGGGCGGAGGAGGTGCCCAGGGAAGCAGTCAGTCCCTCAGCACTCAGCTGTGGAAATGA